The sequence CCCGTGTGTCTAACACCCACCGGCCGGTCGGGcgcctacacacagacatgatcggagGAAGTCGGGATTAGAAAAaaagaccctgatcaggattgaTTACATTCATGGTCGTGGCAAGCAGACGTTGTTTACACAGCACAGGTGAGGATTCTGTCAAGCTGAAACAGTTTCTCCACCGGGGGGCGCTGTGGTCACGTCCGAAAACTGTTATAATAAAGTCGGACCCCAGAAGCGCCTGATTAGGTTCTGAGCGGCGACCCGGTCCGTAAATCAGAGCAGCGTTCAGTCCCGGAGTAACGTCCTTCACCCTGAGCACTCAGAGCGGTGTGCTGACCTTCACTACGTGGTGGTCATGGATGGCCGTTCCAGCTTCTCCTCCCTCCTGGAGATCCCTGAGAAATCAATCAACACGAGTTAAAAAAGGCTGGAGGTATTCAGGTGGTCAGGGTTCGAGTCTCGGCGGTGTTTAGCTGGGATCTGAGGAGGCTTCGTACCTGCAGGAGCGAGGACCAGAGCCTGGAGGATGTCCGACAGCGAGACGATTCCCTCGATACAGTCGTTCCCGTCCACCACCACCAACCTGTGGACCTGCACCCCACAGAGAACATCAGAGAAGATCAAAGAAGATCAGAGAACATCACAGAACATCAGATATCAGAGAACATTTCAGAACGTCAGAGAGAACACCAGACAACATCACAGAACATCAGAGAACGTCAGAGAGAACACCAGACAACATCACAGAACATCAGAGAACGTCAGAGAGAACACCAGACAACATCACAAAACAACACAGAAGATCACAGGACGTCAGAGAACATCAAAGAACATCAGAAAGAACATCAAAGAAGCTCAGAGAAGATCGGAGAACATCAGAAAAGATCAGAGAACATCAGAAAAGATCAGAGAACATCTAGCACAGAACACATTTGGTTCTAGACCTGTCCGGGACTCCTCTGACCTAGGCAGTGTGGCTGGATTTTCTCTACTTAACTGAGCCCTGAGGTACCTCTGAGGAACCCTCAGTTCTTTTAGATGTTCCTTTTACTTAAAGGTAAATTTCCTCTCTGTCCTTTCAGACCTTGGTGAGAGACTACTGTTCTACGTACACTACATGACcagatgtatgtggacacccctgttaTTGAACGATTCCGGGTGCTTCAACCCACCACTGACCACAAAGCACAGAGTCCAGTTCCTGGACCCAGCGAGCAGCTTGGGGACGAATCGGAATGCTGACTGTGagccacgtttttttttttttttatctcacaAACGCTCtagatgggcacaaattccccacaaacactccaaaatctttctagttttgtaatgaggtgtccagcaagctttaggtcaggtgtccacatacttttgagcgTGTAGTTTGAAACTGTCCTGACCTCGGCTTTAGCGATGCGCTCCACGATGGTCTCCAGCGTCTCGTGTCGTTTACACTTCATCACCCCCTCGAAATACTGCGAGCGGTGTCTCAGCGCCTCGGTCACCGTCACCTCCAGATTATTGTAGGTCTTCTCTGATGCcagattctacacacacacacacacacacacactcgtaaaAGCAGAAgttatcatgatgctcccaccactgTACTTCGCTGTGAGTTTTGCATTCTCGGTTCTCTGTGCTGCATGTTTTAAGCTAATGAGTTCAGATGATGGTTCTCTGTGTAACTGCtgctcctgctgctttcagCTCGTCCTGCGACTCCAACTTTTCAACAAATGCATCAGgtgacacaaaaaaaaaaaaacttcaggaGGAATAAAGTAAAGAACTTACTATGACGTCAAATTTGGAATAAATATCCACGACTTTTCCTGTGTGGAGGAAAAATAACAAACGTCAAAGTCACACTACGACCGTCTAACAACACTGAAGCACAACAATCAAATTAAAATCAATTTAAAATAAGAATTTCACACAATATTTGTGGATATTCACACAATAGACCAATGTTACACCCACGTTACACCCATATTAAACATGTTACGCCCACGTTACACCCATATTAAACATGTTACACCCACGTTACACCCATATTAAACATATTACACCCATGTTACACCCATATTAAACATGTTACACCCACATTACACCCATATTAAACATGTTACACCCATGTTACACCCATATTAAACATGTTACACCCACGTTACACCCATATTAAACATGTTACACCAATGTTACACCCATATTAAACATGTTACACCCACGTTACACCCATATTAAACATGTTACACCCATATTAAACATGTTACACCCATGTTACACCCATATTAAACATGTTACACCCACATTACACCCATATTAAACATGTTACACCATTGTTACACCCACTTTACACCAATGTTACATCCATATTAAAAATGTTACACCCACATTACACCCATATTAAACGTTACACCATTGTTACACCCACTTTACACCCATGTTACACGCATATTAAAAATGTTACACCCATGTTACACCCATATTAAACGTTACACCCACTTTACACCAATGTTACATCCATATTAAAAATGTTACACTCATGTTACACCTACGTTACACTCATGTTACACCCACTTTACACCTATATTAAATATGTTACACCCACATTACACCCATATTAAACATGTTACACCCACATTACACCCATATTAAACATGTTACACCCACATTACACCCATATTAAACATGTTACACCCACATTACACCCATATTAAACATGTTACACCATTGTTACACCCACTTTACACCAATGTTACATCCATTTAAACATGTTACACCCATGTTACACCCATATTAAACATGTTACACCCATGTTACACCCATATTAAACATGTTACACCCATGTTACACCCATATTAAACATGTTACACCCATATTAAACATGTTACACCCATGTTACACCCATATTAAACATGTTACACCCATGTTACACCCATATTAAACATGTTACACCCATGTTACACCCATATTAAACATGTTACACCCACGTTACACCCACGTTACACCCATATTAAACATGTTACACCCATGTTACACCCATATTAAACATGTTACACCCATATTACACCCATATTAAACATGTTACACCCACATTACACCCATATTAAACATGTTACACCCATGTTACACCCATATTAAACATGTTACACCCATATTACACCCATATTAAACATGCTACACCCACATTACACCCATATTAAACATGTTACACCCATGTTACACCCATATTAAACATGTTACACCCATATTACACCCATATTAAACATGTTACACCCACATTACACCCATATTAAACATGTTACACCCAGATTACACCCATATTAAACATGTTACACCCACATTACACCCATATTAAACATGTTACACCATGTTACACCCATGTTACACCCATATTAAACATGTTACACCCATGTTACACTTATTGTTACACCCATTGTTATACCCACATTACTCCAATGTTACATCcataataaaaatgttacacTCATGTTACACCTACGTTACACTCATGTTACACCCATATTACACCCATTGTTACACCCACATTACATCCATATTACACCCATGTTACACGCACGTTACACCCATTGTTACACCTATTGTTACACCCATATTAAACACGTAACCTGGAACACTACAAACACAGccacatatatctgtgtgtagacacctggccgGGCAATAGCACTGTTGGTGATTCGAACCCCTAATTCCAGAGGTTGTGCGCCACTCAAACGCACTATGTATattattacagtgtatcacaaaagtgagtacacccctcacatttctgcaaatattttattatatcttttcatgggacaacactatagacatgaaacttggatataacttagagtagtcagtgtacaacttgtatagcagtgtagatttactgtcttctgaaaataactcaacacacagtcattaatgtctaaatagctgcaacataagtgagtacaccccacagtgaacatgtccaaattgtgcccaaagtgtcaatattttgtgtgaccaccattattatccagcactgccttaaccctcctgggcatggaattcaccagagctgcacaggttgctactggaatcctcttccactcctccatgatgacatcacggagctggtggatgttagacaccttgaactcctccaccttccacttgaggatgcgccacaggtgctcaattgggtttagtccatcacctttaccttcagcttcctcagcaaggcagttgtcatcttggaggttgtgtttggggtcgttatcctgttggaaaactgccatgaggcccagttttcgaagggaggggatcatgctctgtttcagaatgtcacagtacatgttggaattcatgtttccctcaatgaactgcagctccccagtgccagcaacactcatgcagcccaagaccatgatgctaccaccaccatgcttgactgtaggcaagatacagttgtcttggtacttctcaccagggcgccgccacacatgctggacaccatctgagccaaacaagtttatcttggtctcgtcagaccacagggcattccagtaatccatgttcttggactgcttgttttcagcaaactgtttgctggctttcttgtgcgtcagcttccttctgggatgacgaccatgcagaccgagttgatgcagtgtgcggcgtatggtctgagcactgacaggctgacctcccacgtcttcaacctctgcagcaatgctggcagcactcatgtgtctattttttaaagccaacctctggatatgacgccaaacacgtggactcaacttctttggtcgaccctggcgaagcctgttccgagtggaacctgtcctggaaaaccgctgtatgaccttggccaccatgctgtagctcagtttcagggtgttagcaatcttcttatagcccaggccatctttgtggagagcaacaattctatttctcacatcctcagagagttctttgccatgaggtgccatgttgaatatccagtggccagtatgagagaattgtacccaaaacaccaaatttaacagccctgctccccatttacacctgggaccttgacacatgacaccagggagggacaacgacacatttggccacaatttggacatgttcactgtggggtgtactcacttatgttgcagctatttagacattaatggctgtgtgttgagttattttcagaagacagtaaatctacactgctatacaagttgtacactgactactctaagttatatccaagtttcatgtctatagtgttgtcccatgaaaagatataatgaaatatttgcagaaatgtgaggggtgtactcacttttgtgatacactgtatatataatcataataaatatatgtatgtagtgctcgatcaaaagtatgtggacacccgtccTAAACACTGTCAAATGTATtgtctttgggatgaatcggaatgatTGCTGTGAGACACGGGGTTATGGTCAGCCGACTTGTACCTGAATGATCCACGACGGGCAGGGCCGACACCCTCCTCTCCACGAACACACTCAGCGCTCCGCTGATGGGCGTGTCGGGCCGGATGTGGGCGATGTTGGCGTACGTGCCGACGCCCAGCTCGGCCAGCGTCTGCTCCATGAAGGCCGGTTTGGGCATCTGAGAGACCTGTCGGAGATCAGGAGAGTTCGGTGAGCCAGACGTTCCCTCTGTGAGTGGGCACTGGACATGACTAAATCTTACGTTGAGCTGGAGGAACTTGAGGATCCTCTTGTGCGTGAGGATGTACAGGACGTTTCCTGAGACCGGGTCGATCACGGGCAGCCGGTGGATCTTATTTCTGATCAGCGAGTAAACGGCGTCGAATATGCTGgaagaacaaacacacacattcatgcatGGCTCAGGGGttaggggcctcgctcaagggcccaacattagacttgaatcagcaacctaaACTATATGAGCAAATTTAtttgagtttcagccacaacagtcgctcataggtgtaataaatcaatcatataaaggaaatcacatgattccaactttgcagcaacagtttagggaaggtcctttcctgtgcACTAAGCCATATACGTACAAAtgcgggcacaaattcctacagacgcactccaaagtcttgtgagaagcttctcagaggagctGTTGTAGTTCTAACTGACgttctacacagacacgatcggCTACGTGTCTTAAGGGGGtggtttcctggtggaactggaccccctgcgaccctgaccaggataaaatgagtGAACAAAGGAAGAAGCAGGTGATCACCTGGCATCAGGTGAAATGTTCACCAGCGGCCTGAAGGTCTCCTGCAGGTACAGCTCTGTTAAaggaagaaaatatatataaatatagatctatctatctatctatctatctatctatctatctatctatatatatatataaactatttatttatataagttAATTATTAATACTAAAAATTAATACGAACCTCGCCACGTTTCAATCTTGTGCTCCTCCAGCTCATAGATCTGCACCTGTGAGAACATCAcagacatctaatagatccctcaccctcacacgcaccatcagatccatatctaatagatccctcaccctcacacgcaccatcagatccacatctaatagatccctcaccctcacatgcaccatcagatccacatctaatagatccctcaccctcacacgcaccatcagatccacatctaatagatccctcaccctcacacgcaccatcagattcacatctaatagatccctcaccctcacacacaccatcagatccacatctaatagatccctcaccctcacacgcaccatcagatcaacatctaatagatccctcaccctcacacgcaccatcagatccacatctaataaatccctcaccctcacacgcaccatcagattcacatctaatagatccctcaccctcacacgcaccatcagatccacatctaatagatccctcaccctcaccatcagaaccacatctaatagatccctcaccctcaccatcagatccacatctaatagatccctcaccctcacacgcaccatcagatccacatctaatagatccctcaccctcacacgcaccatcagatccacatctaatagatccctcaccctcacacacaccatcagattcacatctaatagatccctcaccctccagatgtgtgtatgtaatcTTTTGACCTACTAGAGGGGACCTGTAGTATCTGTGCAGGATCCGGATGAAGTCGGTGATGGTCAGCATCCCTACAGCAGACGTACAGAGAAACAAATCCATTTAAACATCGCTCACCACCTGCTCGctcaaaaatatgtagacaccccttctaagAGTAGAAATcatggtgtaaagcacaacactacaGGACTCCCGAGTGGGGAAAAAAGGAATCTGGACGTCAGGCGAACAAATGTTGACGTTACAGACGTCAGGAGAACCCTAGTGCTGTTAAGTACGGTGGAGGAGGTCTAATCCTTCTTGACCTCAACCACATGTCAAGCCAGCAATGCTTTTGCGTCCGAATGCAAGTGAATCCCATCAGTCATGTTCTAAATTCTACTGAAATGCTTCGCGGAAGAGTTACCCACTGACTCCACACTTACGATGCTCATGATGTTCAAACTGCACATTGTGTTTCACCTGAACACCAGCTTGTCCATCCCACTGTATAttttgcagcaataacagcctctactcttgTGGGAAGGCTTTGTGTAAGCACCCGCTCAGTCGGaagaggcctggctcacagtctacATTCCAACTCGTCCTACAGTGttcaggtcaggactttgagcGGAACacactcaataattaggaggggtgtctacTTACTTTTGtccttgcatgtgtgtgtgtgtgtgtgtgtgtgtgtgtgtgtgtgtgttctcaccCACGAAGCTCTGAGTTTTGGATTCCCACAGGGGTGCAGCTCGTACCCCGTTAGCCACCAAAGC is a genomic window of Trichomycterus rosablanca isolate fTriRos1 chromosome 4, fTriRos1.hap1, whole genome shotgun sequence containing:
- the prkag2b gene encoding 5'-AMP-activated protein kinase subunit gamma-1 isoform X3, whose product is MGSTAADKEKSDSSRVKNLKKKRSLRLHMPDLSLYTSSLLDGEKEKPDKTGTPKGDEAFSSSPTKGSPLRSSLPRPSSPISAPVRPRSGTGPSKSIFPYQTSYQDSPPKSPHRLNLSGIFRSPSNPAGIKIFSRSRKASGPTSPPGTLTPASGAPVFSPDERRLRSLSSPPDTGLQRFSVTSPNSAPGTTAALFSPAPSSYSPPSYLVQRRSNVGGSSETLLEKLHLDDDELGSTVYTRFMRSHRCYDLIPTSSKLVVFDTALQVKKAFFALVANGVRAAPLWESKTQSFVGMLTITDFIRILHRYYRSPLVQIYELEEHKIETWRELYLQETFRPLVNISPDASIFDAVYSLIRNKIHRLPVIDPVSGNVLYILTHKRILKFLQLNVSQMPKPAFMEQTLAELGVGTYANIAHIRPDTPISGALSVFVERRVSALPVVDHSGKVVDIYSKFDVINLASEKTYNNLEVTVTEALRHRSQYFEGVMKCKRHETLETIVERIAKAEVHRLVVVDGNDCIEGIVSLSDILQALVLAPAGISRREEKLERPSMTTT
- the prkag2b gene encoding 5'-AMP-activated protein kinase subunit gamma-1 isoform X2, yielding MGSTAADKEKSDSSRVKNLKKKRSLRLHMPDLSLYTSSLLDGEKEKPDKTGTPKGDEAFSSSPTKGSPLRSSLPRPSSPISAPVRPRSGTGPSKSIFPYQTSYQDSPPKSPHRLNLSGIFRSPSNPAGIKIFSRSRKASGPTSPPGTLTPASGAPVFSPDERRLRSLSSPPDTGLQRFSVTSPNSAPGTTAALFSPAPSSYSPPSYLNVGGSSETLLEKLHLDDDELGSTVYTRFMRSHRCYDLIPTSSKLVVFDTALQVKKAFFALVANGVRAAPLWESKTQSFVGMLTITDFIRILHRYYRSPLVQIYELEEHKIETWRELYLQETFRPLVNISPDASIFDAVYSLIRNKIHRLPVIDPVSGNVLYILTHKRILKFLQLNVRFSHVQCPLTEGTSGSPNSPDLRQVSQMPKPAFMEQTLAELGVGTYANIAHIRPDTPISGALSVFVERRVSALPVVDHSGKVVDIYSKFDVINLASEKTYNNLEVTVTEALRHRSQYFEGVMKCKRHETLETIVERIAKAEVHRLVVVDGNDCIEGIVSLSDILQALVLAPAGISRREEKLERPSMTTT
- the prkag2b gene encoding 5'-AMP-activated protein kinase subunit gamma-1 isoform X1, with the protein product MGSTAADKEKSDSSRVKNLKKKRSLRLHMPDLSLYTSSLLDGEKEKPDKTGTPKGDEAFSSSPTKGSPLRSSLPRPSSPISAPVRPRSGTGPSKSIFPYQTSYQDSPPKSPHRLNLSGIFRSPSNPAGIKIFSRSRKASGPTSPPGTLTPASGAPVFSPDERRLRSLSSPPDTGLQRFSVTSPNSAPGTTAALFSPAPSSYSPPSYLVQRRSNVGGSSETLLEKLHLDDDELGSTVYTRFMRSHRCYDLIPTSSKLVVFDTALQVKKAFFALVANGVRAAPLWESKTQSFVGMLTITDFIRILHRYYRSPLVQIYELEEHKIETWRELYLQETFRPLVNISPDASIFDAVYSLIRNKIHRLPVIDPVSGNVLYILTHKRILKFLQLNVRFSHVQCPLTEGTSGSPNSPDLRQVSQMPKPAFMEQTLAELGVGTYANIAHIRPDTPISGALSVFVERRVSALPVVDHSGKVVDIYSKFDVINLASEKTYNNLEVTVTEALRHRSQYFEGVMKCKRHETLETIVERIAKAEVHRLVVVDGNDCIEGIVSLSDILQALVLAPAGISRREEKLERPSMTTT